From a single Actinomyces viscosus genomic region:
- a CDS encoding DUF6049 family protein, which produces MTGAVDLCAKVVTTLGSRLRSRAMVTIAALLGVVGLVALPLTTPPTARADRVPVGVSADISPVASTKPSATTAPSSSASPSTSPSASAAQTGSAGSSGQGTETAANQVTMSIDALAPEVLHSDQDLVLTGTITNATSQVVTGADLVTRVQRSTEVTSQSLGKWLTGTDGSGLSDPFTVPLGRDLQPGEVAQFSITVPADELPLTGADQWGPRGIAVELESQGSPLAQDRSILVWDSGTSVAPLRLTTFIPVTASAQETAVLAGPRTPEREEALTRIHSRVLGLLGMAGDGVVVAVDPALVEALGVTQASLEEATRNGGSQPSTPDGTPQAPQGGDSSAATAGPSSSSSASPSSSASSSPSSPSTPATASPSASSTAPSSDGKSSDDTTQLSAALVRAIGTGSLVALPWGDSDTAALTHLQRTDLIETAAQRTQESALVKAGAPTSLAWLASSVMDSATADALPASASTVIASPGSLPVVDELSYTPSGLGALGDHAVLLPEQSLSETLAGDEASGDDASDHGSPASQSSQSTQAAELDTRQLLRGDSAILTRQAPALERDIVVAMPRQAASTTDPAALQERVSALRSASWTQSQPLSALEERARAEVEAVDEGTSRVERSEPPDKVINDDELPTATLAAAASRAGTLKSVSSVLSEPAALLGDYTDLEAVVSSASWRADPATRDAQVPAAEAAGANVTSSLAAVPSSTINLISSEAQLPVRITSSLDQDVTVQVYLVSDNKRLQVPSTTTVTVPAHQQAKVTVPIQAVGSGDVGLTVQVLAADGTTVGTPTTVHMRVRADWESRGTGIIVGVLVSIVVIGTVRTVRRGRRTAVAPAAQETV; this is translated from the coding sequence ATGACCGGCGCCGTCGACCTGTGCGCGAAGGTGGTCACCACGCTGGGCTCCCGGCTGCGGAGCAGGGCGATGGTGACCATTGCCGCCCTGCTGGGCGTGGTGGGCCTGGTGGCCCTGCCGCTGACCACCCCGCCGACGGCCCGGGCGGACCGGGTACCCGTCGGGGTCTCGGCGGACATCTCACCCGTGGCCTCGACGAAGCCGTCGGCGACGACGGCGCCCTCCTCGTCGGCCTCACCATCGACCTCACCGTCGGCCTCGGCGGCGCAGACCGGGAGCGCCGGCTCCTCGGGGCAGGGCACCGAGACGGCCGCCAACCAGGTGACGATGAGTATCGACGCCCTGGCCCCCGAGGTGCTGCACAGCGACCAGGACCTGGTCCTGACCGGAACCATCACCAACGCGACCAGCCAGGTCGTCACCGGAGCGGACCTGGTGACCAGGGTGCAGCGATCCACCGAGGTCACCAGCCAGAGCCTGGGGAAGTGGCTGACCGGAACCGACGGGTCGGGGCTGTCGGACCCCTTCACGGTCCCACTGGGCCGTGACCTCCAGCCCGGCGAGGTCGCCCAGTTCTCCATCACCGTCCCGGCCGACGAGCTGCCCCTGACCGGTGCCGACCAGTGGGGGCCGCGCGGCATCGCCGTCGAGCTGGAGTCGCAGGGCAGCCCCCTGGCCCAGGACCGCAGCATCCTGGTGTGGGACAGCGGCACCTCCGTCGCGCCACTGCGCCTGACCACCTTCATCCCTGTCACCGCCTCCGCCCAGGAGACGGCGGTTCTCGCCGGTCCGCGCACCCCGGAGCGCGAGGAGGCCCTGACCCGCATCCACAGCCGGGTCCTCGGTCTGCTGGGCATGGCCGGCGACGGCGTCGTCGTCGCGGTCGACCCCGCGCTGGTCGAGGCCCTGGGCGTCACCCAGGCCAGCCTGGAGGAGGCCACCCGCAACGGCGGCTCCCAGCCCTCGACCCCGGACGGGACCCCGCAGGCGCCTCAGGGCGGCGACTCGTCCGCGGCAACCGCCGGCCCGTCGTCGTCCTCATCGGCGTCACCCTCATCGTCGGCCTCCTCCAGCCCGTCCTCACCCTCCACACCGGCCACGGCCTCGCCGTCGGCGAGCTCCACCGCACCGTCGTCGGACGGCAAGTCCTCCGACGACACCACCCAGCTCTCCGCCGCCCTCGTGCGGGCCATCGGTACCGGAAGCCTGGTGGCCCTGCCGTGGGGCGACTCCGACACCGCGGCGCTGACGCACCTGCAGCGGACGGATCTCATCGAGACCGCCGCGCAGCGCACCCAGGAGTCGGCCCTCGTCAAGGCCGGTGCCCCGACGTCGTTGGCCTGGCTGGCCTCCAGCGTCATGGACTCCGCCACGGCCGATGCGCTGCCGGCCTCGGCGTCCACCGTCATCGCCTCACCCGGCTCCTTGCCGGTGGTCGACGAGCTCTCCTACACCCCGTCCGGCCTCGGTGCGCTCGGCGACCACGCGGTCCTGCTTCCCGAGCAGTCCCTGTCGGAGACGCTCGCCGGTGACGAGGCCTCCGGGGACGACGCCTCCGACCACGGCTCCCCGGCCTCCCAGAGCAGTCAGAGCACCCAGGCCGCAGAGCTCGACACCCGCCAGCTGCTGCGCGGCGACAGCGCGATCCTGACCCGCCAGGCCCCGGCGCTGGAGCGCGACATCGTCGTGGCAATGCCCCGCCAGGCCGCCTCCACCACGGATCCTGCCGCCCTGCAGGAACGCGTGTCCGCCCTGCGCTCGGCCTCCTGGACCCAGTCCCAGCCGCTCAGCGCCCTTGAGGAGCGCGCCCGCGCCGAGGTCGAGGCCGTCGACGAGGGGACCTCACGAGTTGAGCGCTCCGAGCCGCCGGACAAGGTGATCAACGACGACGAGCTGCCCACGGCGACCCTCGCCGCTGCTGCCAGCAGGGCCGGCACCCTGAAGTCGGTCTCCTCGGTGCTCTCCGAGCCGGCTGCGCTGCTGGGCGACTACACGGACCTGGAGGCCGTCGTCTCCTCGGCGTCCTGGCGGGCAGACCCCGCGACCCGTGACGCGCAGGTTCCGGCTGCCGAGGCCGCCGGGGCGAATGTCACCTCCTCGCTGGCCGCGGTACCGTCGTCGACCATCAACCTCATCAGCTCCGAGGCGCAGCTGCCGGTGAGGATCACCTCCTCCCTGGACCAGGACGTCACCGTCCAGGTCTACCTGGTCTCGGACAACAAGCGCCTCCAGGTCCCCAGCACCACCACCGTGACCGTCCCGGCCCACCAGCAGGCCAAGGTCACCGTGCCGATCCAGGCGGTCGGTTCGGGCGACGTCGGCCTGACGGTCCAGGTCCTCGCCGCGGACGGCACCACCGTGGGCACGCCCACCACCGTCCACATGAGAGTCCGCGCCGACTGGGAGAGCCGGGGCACCGGCATCATCGTCGGCGTCCTGGTCTCCATCGTGGTGATCGGTACCGTGAGGACAGTACGACGAGGCCGCCGCACCGCGGTGGCCCCGGCTGCACAGGAGACGGTATGA